The Candidatus Thiothrix anitrata genome includes the window GGGTGGACATTGAGGAACGCCCGGAAGTCGCCAACCAGCGTGAACGGCTGGGCGACTGGGAAGCGGACACCATGATTGGCAAGAGTCACAAAGGCGCACTGGTGACGCTGGACGAACGCAAATCCAAGCTACGCCTAGCTCTACCGGTGGCAAACAAGACCGCAGAGGCAGTGACCAGCAGCATTATTAGCTTACTGTCCGGCTTCAAGGATTACGTACACACGCTCACCTTCGATAACGGCAAGGAGTTTGCCAAACATGAGCAAGTTGCCCAAGCCATTGGGTGCGAAACGTATTTCGCCAAGCCCTACCATTCGTGGGAGCGTGGGCAAAATGAGAATGCCAATGGGCTGTTACGCCAATACTTCCCCAAGGCAATGGGGCTATTGGACGTGACCACCCGACAGGTAGTTGAGGCTGTGCATAAACTCAACAACAGACCAAGGAAGTGTCTGGGGTTCAAGACACCTTACGAGGTGTTCCGCGAGCTATCCGGCATGGATGCTGAAAAGTTGGTGGGTTATGCACTTATTACTTGAATTCACCAATAACTGTTATGCGTGTATTAATCGTTGAAGATGACAAAATTATCCGCGAGCAGGTTGCTGATGATTTAAAGAAAAATGGTTTCACC containing:
- a CDS encoding IS30 family transposase; translation: MTYTHLTSEERYYIETRHKMKESESTIALALGRSQSTIHRELTRNRGQRGYRHKQAHAKAQQRHVEKPKVVKLTPELAGNIGTLLEEQQWSPEQISGRLKADGKASVCHETIYQHVLKDKRAGGKLYLNLRRHAKKYRKRYGSGTGSVKGILNRVDIEERPEVANQRERLGDWEADTMIGKSHKGALVTLDERKSKLRLALPVANKTAEAVTSSIISLLSGFKDYVHTLTFDNGKEFAKHEQVAQAIGCETYFAKPYHSWERGQNENANGLLRQYFPKAMGLLDVTTRQVVEAVHKLNNRPRKCLGFKTPYEVFRELSGMDAEKLVGYALIT